A part of Cottoperca gobio chromosome 4, fCotGob3.1, whole genome shotgun sequence genomic DNA contains:
- the osbpl1a gene encoding oxysterol-binding protein-related protein 1 isoform X4 yields MLEAAERTEERKLEEELLEAAREGDLSTLTQLLSRKKSPDINCTDLLGNTPLHSAAYRGQRQCALKLLKSGASPNIKNKKGQTAFDLASDTAMKLVLESNVHRGMTRQVKKYEGLLCKSSRFFGWRSYWVVLQDGVISWYSKQSDATENTRRQGCKSLTHAQCLIRAKDGCSFTLKCFDDGVHHFKVSPKSEAARKAWVDAVEEHSAFSTHYCSQEQGSEGEEEEVMSLGELTDSLQAAEASQKKLEKEVEDFLSMVKDDRLAERFPSIIPQKLQEICELSSKTSSNLSVCLSLLSRQEGVRSLKLEQEVEKNKILSEALQTLATEHHELEQSVVKGSSPRSALSEDEFHDAVSESDSEISLSGFETVASRSFEEDEEDEGSVMLVSSPCSSPTSMLQEDHHGDKDKTQPNGIAKHRTSLPAPMFSRNDFSIWSILRNCIGMELSKITMPVIFNEPLSFLQRLTEYMEHTYLIHQANTASDSIERMKCVAAFAVSAVASQWERTGKPFNPLLGETYELVRDDLGFRLISEQVSHHPPVSAFHAEGLKKDFVFHGSIYPKLKFWGKSVEAEPKGVITLELPKYNEAYTWTNPTCCVHNIIVGQLWIEQYGNVEVINHRTGERCCLNFKPCGLFGKELHKVEGYILDKSKKKLCALYGKWTECLYVVDPAAFEAHKKNDKKGAGEKKSSKAGCSEDQEEVPSPAADTVEMIPGSQLLWRIAPRPANSVEMYSFTSFAMQLNELRTEMEGAIPQTDCRLRPDIRAMENGDIDLASEEKKRLEEKQRAARKNRSKSDEEWKMRTPALGPRWFQQGQNPHNSSQDWLFCSGYWDRKYSQLPDIY; encoded by the exons ATGTTAGAAG CTGCCGAGAGAACCGAGGAGAGGAAACTGGAAGAGGAACTTTTGGAAGCTGCACGAGAAGGAGACCTTTCAACTTTAACTCAGCTG CTCAGCAGGAAGAAGAGCCCCGACATCAATTGCACAGACCTGCTGGGTAATACTCCGCTGCACTCTGCAGCCTATCGAGGCCAGAGACAGTGTGCCCTGAAGCTGCTTAAAAGTGGAGCAAGCCCCAACATCAAGAACAAGAAAG GCCAGACAGCGTTTGACCTGGCTAGTGACACAGCAATGAAGCTGGTCCTTGAAAGCAACGTTCATCGG GGTATGACCCGCCAAGTCAAAAAGTACGAAGGACTCCTCTGTAAG AGCTCCAGATTCTTTGGCTGGCGCTCCTACTGGGTCGTCCTTCAAGACGGGGTTATATCCTGGTACTCAAAACA GTCAGATGCAACTGAAAATACCCGAAGGCAAGGCTGCAAGTCCCTCACACATGCTCAGTGCTTG ATTCGAGCCAAAGACGGCTGCTCTTTTACCCTCAAGTGCTTCGATGACGGCGTGCATCACTTCAAAGTATCGCCTAAAAGCGAGGCAGCGAGAAAA gcATGGGTGGACGCAGTGGAGGAGCACTCAGCTTTCAGCACACACTACTGCTCCCAGGAACAGGGCAGCGagggcgaggaggaggaagtgatgtCACTCGGGGAGCTAACAGACTCACTACAG GCAGCGGAGGCCAGCCAGAAGAAACTGGAAAAGGAGGTGGAAGATTTCCTGTCCATGGTGAAAGATGACAGGCTGGCAGAAC GGTTTCCATCCATCATACCGCAGAAATTGCAAGAAATCTGTGAGTTGTCCAGCAAGACCAGTTCcaatctcagtgtctgtctcagccTCCTCTCCAGACAGGAAGGG GTGCGCAGTCTGAAATTGGAGCAGGAGGTAGAGAAGAATAAGATCCTCTCCGAAGCGCTGCAGACTCTCGCCACAGAGCACCACGAACTTGAGCAATCAGTCGTCAAGGGATCTTCACCGCGGAGTGCCCTCAGCGAGGATGAGTTCCACGACGCCGTATCTG AATCTGACTCGGAGATCTCCCTGAGCGGCTTTGAGACGGTGGCCAGCCGTTCCTttgaggaggacgaggaggacgaaGGCTCTGTTATGTTAGTAAGCAGCCCTTGCAGCAGCCCCACCAGCATGTTGCAGGAGGATCACCATGGCGACAAGGACAAGACTCAACCCAACGGAATTGCAAAGCATAG GACCAGTTTGCCGGCACCAATGTTTTCAAGAAATGACTTCAGTATTTGGAGTATCCTGAGGAACTGCATTGGAATG GAACTCTCCAAGATTACAATGCCAGTGATTTTCAACGAACCGCTCAGCTTCTTGCAGCGTCTGACTGAGTACATGGAGCACACTTACCTCATTCACCAGGCCAACACCGCATCAGACTCTATTGAGAGGATGAAG TGTGTGGCTGCGTTTGCAGTGTCCGCTGTCGCCTCCCAGTGGGAGCGGACAGGTAAACCCTTCAACCCTCTGCTGGGAGAAACCTATGAGCTTGTCAG AGATGATCTGGGCTTCAGGCTCATATCGGAGCAGGTGAGCCACCACCCTCCGGTCAGCGCCTTCCATGCTGAGGGCCTGAAGAAAGACTTTGTGTTTCATGGATCCATCTACCCCAAACTTAAGTTCTGGGGCAAGAGTGTGGAAGCAGAACCGAAAGGTGTCATCACGCTGGAGCTGCCCAA GTACAATGAAGCCTACACATGGACGAACCCtacatgttgtgttcacaacatCATTGTGGGCCAGCTGTGGATCGAGCAGTATGGAAATGTGGAGGTGATCAACCACAG AACTGGTGAAAGGTGCTGCCTGAATTTCAAACCATGTGGCCTTTTCGGCAAAGAACTGCACAAGGTTGAAGGGTATATTCTGGATAAAAG cAAAAAGAAGCTGTGTGCTCTCTATGGGAAGTGGACAGAGTGCCTGTATGTTGTGGATCCTGCTGCCTTTGAGGCACATAAGAAAAACGACAAGAAAGGCGcaggggagaaaaaaagcagcaaagcG GGTTGCAGTGAAGATCAGGAAGAGGTTCCTTCTCCAGCTGCAGACACCGTGGAGATGATTCCTGGCAGCCAGCTGCTGTGGAGAATCGCACCCAGACCGGCCAACTCTGTCGAG ATGTACAGCTTCACATCCTTTGCGATGCAACTAAACGAGCTGCGTACGGAGATGGAGGGAGCCATCCCTCAGACGGACTGCAGGCTGAGGCCAGATATCAGAGCCATGGAGAACGGTGACATCG ACCTCGCCagtgaggagaagaaaaggctcgaggagaaacagagagctGCTCGCAAAAACCGCTCCAAATCTGATGAAGAGTGGAAGATGAG GACTCCTGCCCTGGGCCCAAG
- the osbpl1a gene encoding oxysterol-binding protein-related protein 1 isoform X2, which yields MEELEPEEQFLSFARNGDLPGIQRLLMSKIKGETQININCRGKRKSNLGWTPLHLACYFGHKDVVEELLKAGADVNLPNNVGDTPLHKAAFTGRKEVVMLLLHYDACATVINGTAQIPKDVTQNAEIRSMLEAAERTEERKLEEELLEAAREGDLSTLTQLLSRKKSPDINCTDLLGNTPLHSAAYRGQRQCALKLLKSGASPNIKNKKGQTAFDLASDTAMKLVLESNVHRGMTRQVKKYEGLLCKSSRFFGWRSYWVVLQDGVISWYSKQSDATENTRRQGCKSLTHAQCLIRAKDGCSFTLKCFDDGVHHFKVSPKSEAARKAWVDAVEEHSAFSTHYCSQEQGSEGEEEEVMSLGELTDSLQAAEASQKKLEKEVEDFLSMVKDDRLAERFPSIIPQKLQEICELSSKTSSNLSVCLSLLSRQEGVRSLKLEQEVEKNKILSEALQTLATEHHELEQSVVKGSSPRSALSEDEFHDAVSESDSEISLSGFETVASRSFEEDEEDEGSVMLVSSPCSSPTSMLQEDHHGDKDKTQPNGIAKHRTSLPAPMFSRNDFSIWSILRNCIGMELSKITMPVIFNEPLSFLQRLTEYMEHTYLIHQANTASDSIERMKCVAAFAVSAVASQWERTGKPFNPLLGETYELVRDDLGFRLISEQVSHHPPVSAFHAEGLKKDFVFHGSIYPKLKFWGKSVEAEPKGVITLELPKYNEAYTWTNPTCCVHNIIVGQLWIEQYGNVEVINHRTGERCCLNFKPCGLFGKELHKVEGYILDKSKKKLCALYGKWTECLYVVDPAAFEAHKKNDKKGAGEKKSSKAGCSEDQEEVPSPAADTVEMIPGSQLLWRIAPRPANSVEMYSFTSFAMQLNELRTEMEGAIPQTDCRLRPDIRAMENGDIDLASEEKKRLEEKQRAARKNRSKSDEEWKMRWFQQGQNPHNSSQDWLFCSGYWDRKYSQLPDIY from the exons ATGGAGGAGCTCGAGCCAGAGGAGCAGTTCCTGAGTTTCGCCCGGAACGGAGATCTGCCGGGGATCCAGAGGCTCCTCATGTCCAAGATAAAGGGAGAGACGCAGATTAACATAAACTGCAGAG GGAAAAGAAAGTCTAACCTGGGATGGACACCTCTTCACTTGGCCTGTTACTTTGGACACAAAGATGTAGTGGAGGAATTACTGAAG GCAGGTGCAGATGTTAACTTACCCAATAATGTCGGAGACACACCGCTGCACAAAGCAGCCTTCACAGGAAGAAAG GAGGTtgtcatgctgctgctgcactatGATGCATGTGCTACTGTCATCAATGGGACAGCACAGATTCCCAAAGATGTCACTCAAAATGCAGAGATCAGAAGCATGTTAGAAG CTGCCGAGAGAACCGAGGAGAGGAAACTGGAAGAGGAACTTTTGGAAGCTGCACGAGAAGGAGACCTTTCAACTTTAACTCAGCTG CTCAGCAGGAAGAAGAGCCCCGACATCAATTGCACAGACCTGCTGGGTAATACTCCGCTGCACTCTGCAGCCTATCGAGGCCAGAGACAGTGTGCCCTGAAGCTGCTTAAAAGTGGAGCAAGCCCCAACATCAAGAACAAGAAAG GCCAGACAGCGTTTGACCTGGCTAGTGACACAGCAATGAAGCTGGTCCTTGAAAGCAACGTTCATCGG GGTATGACCCGCCAAGTCAAAAAGTACGAAGGACTCCTCTGTAAG AGCTCCAGATTCTTTGGCTGGCGCTCCTACTGGGTCGTCCTTCAAGACGGGGTTATATCCTGGTACTCAAAACA GTCAGATGCAACTGAAAATACCCGAAGGCAAGGCTGCAAGTCCCTCACACATGCTCAGTGCTTG ATTCGAGCCAAAGACGGCTGCTCTTTTACCCTCAAGTGCTTCGATGACGGCGTGCATCACTTCAAAGTATCGCCTAAAAGCGAGGCAGCGAGAAAA gcATGGGTGGACGCAGTGGAGGAGCACTCAGCTTTCAGCACACACTACTGCTCCCAGGAACAGGGCAGCGagggcgaggaggaggaagtgatgtCACTCGGGGAGCTAACAGACTCACTACAG GCAGCGGAGGCCAGCCAGAAGAAACTGGAAAAGGAGGTGGAAGATTTCCTGTCCATGGTGAAAGATGACAGGCTGGCAGAAC GGTTTCCATCCATCATACCGCAGAAATTGCAAGAAATCTGTGAGTTGTCCAGCAAGACCAGTTCcaatctcagtgtctgtctcagccTCCTCTCCAGACAGGAAGGG GTGCGCAGTCTGAAATTGGAGCAGGAGGTAGAGAAGAATAAGATCCTCTCCGAAGCGCTGCAGACTCTCGCCACAGAGCACCACGAACTTGAGCAATCAGTCGTCAAGGGATCTTCACCGCGGAGTGCCCTCAGCGAGGATGAGTTCCACGACGCCGTATCTG AATCTGACTCGGAGATCTCCCTGAGCGGCTTTGAGACGGTGGCCAGCCGTTCCTttgaggaggacgaggaggacgaaGGCTCTGTTATGTTAGTAAGCAGCCCTTGCAGCAGCCCCACCAGCATGTTGCAGGAGGATCACCATGGCGACAAGGACAAGACTCAACCCAACGGAATTGCAAAGCATAG GACCAGTTTGCCGGCACCAATGTTTTCAAGAAATGACTTCAGTATTTGGAGTATCCTGAGGAACTGCATTGGAATG GAACTCTCCAAGATTACAATGCCAGTGATTTTCAACGAACCGCTCAGCTTCTTGCAGCGTCTGACTGAGTACATGGAGCACACTTACCTCATTCACCAGGCCAACACCGCATCAGACTCTATTGAGAGGATGAAG TGTGTGGCTGCGTTTGCAGTGTCCGCTGTCGCCTCCCAGTGGGAGCGGACAGGTAAACCCTTCAACCCTCTGCTGGGAGAAACCTATGAGCTTGTCAG AGATGATCTGGGCTTCAGGCTCATATCGGAGCAGGTGAGCCACCACCCTCCGGTCAGCGCCTTCCATGCTGAGGGCCTGAAGAAAGACTTTGTGTTTCATGGATCCATCTACCCCAAACTTAAGTTCTGGGGCAAGAGTGTGGAAGCAGAACCGAAAGGTGTCATCACGCTGGAGCTGCCCAA GTACAATGAAGCCTACACATGGACGAACCCtacatgttgtgttcacaacatCATTGTGGGCCAGCTGTGGATCGAGCAGTATGGAAATGTGGAGGTGATCAACCACAG AACTGGTGAAAGGTGCTGCCTGAATTTCAAACCATGTGGCCTTTTCGGCAAAGAACTGCACAAGGTTGAAGGGTATATTCTGGATAAAAG cAAAAAGAAGCTGTGTGCTCTCTATGGGAAGTGGACAGAGTGCCTGTATGTTGTGGATCCTGCTGCCTTTGAGGCACATAAGAAAAACGACAAGAAAGGCGcaggggagaaaaaaagcagcaaagcG GGTTGCAGTGAAGATCAGGAAGAGGTTCCTTCTCCAGCTGCAGACACCGTGGAGATGATTCCTGGCAGCCAGCTGCTGTGGAGAATCGCACCCAGACCGGCCAACTCTGTCGAG ATGTACAGCTTCACATCCTTTGCGATGCAACTAAACGAGCTGCGTACGGAGATGGAGGGAGCCATCCCTCAGACGGACTGCAGGCTGAGGCCAGATATCAGAGCCATGGAGAACGGTGACATCG ACCTCGCCagtgaggagaagaaaaggctcgaggagaaacagagagctGCTCGCAAAAACCGCTCCAAATCTGATGAAGAGTGGAAGATGAG
- the osbpl1a gene encoding oxysterol-binding protein-related protein 1 isoform X3: MLLLHYDACATVINGTAQIPKDVTQNAEIRSMLEAAERTEERKLEEELLEAAREGDLSTLTQLLSRKKSPDINCTDLLGNTPLHSAAYRGQRQCALKLLKSGASPNIKNKKGQTAFDLASDTAMKLVLESNVHRGMTRQVKKYEGLLCKSSRFFGWRSYWVVLQDGVISWYSKQSDATENTRRQGCKSLTHAQCLIRAKDGCSFTLKCFDDGVHHFKVSPKSEAARKAWVDAVEEHSAFSTHYCSQEQGSEGEEEEVMSLGELTDSLQAAEASQKKLEKEVEDFLSMVKDDRLAERFPSIIPQKLQEICELSSKTSSNLSVCLSLLSRQEGVRSLKLEQEVEKNKILSEALQTLATEHHELEQSVVKGSSPRSALSEDEFHDAVSESDSEISLSGFETVASRSFEEDEEDEGSVMLVSSPCSSPTSMLQEDHHGDKDKTQPNGIAKHRTSLPAPMFSRNDFSIWSILRNCIGMELSKITMPVIFNEPLSFLQRLTEYMEHTYLIHQANTASDSIERMKCVAAFAVSAVASQWERTGKPFNPLLGETYELVRDDLGFRLISEQVSHHPPVSAFHAEGLKKDFVFHGSIYPKLKFWGKSVEAEPKGVITLELPKYNEAYTWTNPTCCVHNIIVGQLWIEQYGNVEVINHRTGERCCLNFKPCGLFGKELHKVEGYILDKSKKKLCALYGKWTECLYVVDPAAFEAHKKNDKKGAGEKKSSKAGCSEDQEEVPSPAADTVEMIPGSQLLWRIAPRPANSVEMYSFTSFAMQLNELRTEMEGAIPQTDCRLRPDIRAMENGDIDLASEEKKRLEEKQRAARKNRSKSDEEWKMRTPALGPRWFQQGQNPHNSSQDWLFCSGYWDRKYSQLPDIY; this comes from the exons atgctgctgctgcactatGATGCATGTGCTACTGTCATCAATGGGACAGCACAGATTCCCAAAGATGTCACTCAAAATGCAGAGATCAGAAGCATGTTAGAAG CTGCCGAGAGAACCGAGGAGAGGAAACTGGAAGAGGAACTTTTGGAAGCTGCACGAGAAGGAGACCTTTCAACTTTAACTCAGCTG CTCAGCAGGAAGAAGAGCCCCGACATCAATTGCACAGACCTGCTGGGTAATACTCCGCTGCACTCTGCAGCCTATCGAGGCCAGAGACAGTGTGCCCTGAAGCTGCTTAAAAGTGGAGCAAGCCCCAACATCAAGAACAAGAAAG GCCAGACAGCGTTTGACCTGGCTAGTGACACAGCAATGAAGCTGGTCCTTGAAAGCAACGTTCATCGG GGTATGACCCGCCAAGTCAAAAAGTACGAAGGACTCCTCTGTAAG AGCTCCAGATTCTTTGGCTGGCGCTCCTACTGGGTCGTCCTTCAAGACGGGGTTATATCCTGGTACTCAAAACA GTCAGATGCAACTGAAAATACCCGAAGGCAAGGCTGCAAGTCCCTCACACATGCTCAGTGCTTG ATTCGAGCCAAAGACGGCTGCTCTTTTACCCTCAAGTGCTTCGATGACGGCGTGCATCACTTCAAAGTATCGCCTAAAAGCGAGGCAGCGAGAAAA gcATGGGTGGACGCAGTGGAGGAGCACTCAGCTTTCAGCACACACTACTGCTCCCAGGAACAGGGCAGCGagggcgaggaggaggaagtgatgtCACTCGGGGAGCTAACAGACTCACTACAG GCAGCGGAGGCCAGCCAGAAGAAACTGGAAAAGGAGGTGGAAGATTTCCTGTCCATGGTGAAAGATGACAGGCTGGCAGAAC GGTTTCCATCCATCATACCGCAGAAATTGCAAGAAATCTGTGAGTTGTCCAGCAAGACCAGTTCcaatctcagtgtctgtctcagccTCCTCTCCAGACAGGAAGGG GTGCGCAGTCTGAAATTGGAGCAGGAGGTAGAGAAGAATAAGATCCTCTCCGAAGCGCTGCAGACTCTCGCCACAGAGCACCACGAACTTGAGCAATCAGTCGTCAAGGGATCTTCACCGCGGAGTGCCCTCAGCGAGGATGAGTTCCACGACGCCGTATCTG AATCTGACTCGGAGATCTCCCTGAGCGGCTTTGAGACGGTGGCCAGCCGTTCCTttgaggaggacgaggaggacgaaGGCTCTGTTATGTTAGTAAGCAGCCCTTGCAGCAGCCCCACCAGCATGTTGCAGGAGGATCACCATGGCGACAAGGACAAGACTCAACCCAACGGAATTGCAAAGCATAG GACCAGTTTGCCGGCACCAATGTTTTCAAGAAATGACTTCAGTATTTGGAGTATCCTGAGGAACTGCATTGGAATG GAACTCTCCAAGATTACAATGCCAGTGATTTTCAACGAACCGCTCAGCTTCTTGCAGCGTCTGACTGAGTACATGGAGCACACTTACCTCATTCACCAGGCCAACACCGCATCAGACTCTATTGAGAGGATGAAG TGTGTGGCTGCGTTTGCAGTGTCCGCTGTCGCCTCCCAGTGGGAGCGGACAGGTAAACCCTTCAACCCTCTGCTGGGAGAAACCTATGAGCTTGTCAG AGATGATCTGGGCTTCAGGCTCATATCGGAGCAGGTGAGCCACCACCCTCCGGTCAGCGCCTTCCATGCTGAGGGCCTGAAGAAAGACTTTGTGTTTCATGGATCCATCTACCCCAAACTTAAGTTCTGGGGCAAGAGTGTGGAAGCAGAACCGAAAGGTGTCATCACGCTGGAGCTGCCCAA GTACAATGAAGCCTACACATGGACGAACCCtacatgttgtgttcacaacatCATTGTGGGCCAGCTGTGGATCGAGCAGTATGGAAATGTGGAGGTGATCAACCACAG AACTGGTGAAAGGTGCTGCCTGAATTTCAAACCATGTGGCCTTTTCGGCAAAGAACTGCACAAGGTTGAAGGGTATATTCTGGATAAAAG cAAAAAGAAGCTGTGTGCTCTCTATGGGAAGTGGACAGAGTGCCTGTATGTTGTGGATCCTGCTGCCTTTGAGGCACATAAGAAAAACGACAAGAAAGGCGcaggggagaaaaaaagcagcaaagcG GGTTGCAGTGAAGATCAGGAAGAGGTTCCTTCTCCAGCTGCAGACACCGTGGAGATGATTCCTGGCAGCCAGCTGCTGTGGAGAATCGCACCCAGACCGGCCAACTCTGTCGAG ATGTACAGCTTCACATCCTTTGCGATGCAACTAAACGAGCTGCGTACGGAGATGGAGGGAGCCATCCCTCAGACGGACTGCAGGCTGAGGCCAGATATCAGAGCCATGGAGAACGGTGACATCG ACCTCGCCagtgaggagaagaaaaggctcgaggagaaacagagagctGCTCGCAAAAACCGCTCCAAATCTGATGAAGAGTGGAAGATGAG GACTCCTGCCCTGGGCCCAAG
- the osbpl1a gene encoding oxysterol-binding protein-related protein 1 isoform X1: MEELEPEEQFLSFARNGDLPGIQRLLMSKIKGETQININCRGKRKSNLGWTPLHLACYFGHKDVVEELLKAGADVNLPNNVGDTPLHKAAFTGRKEVVMLLLHYDACATVINGTAQIPKDVTQNAEIRSMLEAAERTEERKLEEELLEAAREGDLSTLTQLLSRKKSPDINCTDLLGNTPLHSAAYRGQRQCALKLLKSGASPNIKNKKGQTAFDLASDTAMKLVLESNVHRGMTRQVKKYEGLLCKSSRFFGWRSYWVVLQDGVISWYSKQSDATENTRRQGCKSLTHAQCLIRAKDGCSFTLKCFDDGVHHFKVSPKSEAARKAWVDAVEEHSAFSTHYCSQEQGSEGEEEEVMSLGELTDSLQAAEASQKKLEKEVEDFLSMVKDDRLAERFPSIIPQKLQEICELSSKTSSNLSVCLSLLSRQEGVRSLKLEQEVEKNKILSEALQTLATEHHELEQSVVKGSSPRSALSEDEFHDAVSESDSEISLSGFETVASRSFEEDEEDEGSVMLVSSPCSSPTSMLQEDHHGDKDKTQPNGIAKHRTSLPAPMFSRNDFSIWSILRNCIGMELSKITMPVIFNEPLSFLQRLTEYMEHTYLIHQANTASDSIERMKCVAAFAVSAVASQWERTGKPFNPLLGETYELVRDDLGFRLISEQVSHHPPVSAFHAEGLKKDFVFHGSIYPKLKFWGKSVEAEPKGVITLELPKYNEAYTWTNPTCCVHNIIVGQLWIEQYGNVEVINHRTGERCCLNFKPCGLFGKELHKVEGYILDKSKKKLCALYGKWTECLYVVDPAAFEAHKKNDKKGAGEKKSSKAGCSEDQEEVPSPAADTVEMIPGSQLLWRIAPRPANSVEMYSFTSFAMQLNELRTEMEGAIPQTDCRLRPDIRAMENGDIDLASEEKKRLEEKQRAARKNRSKSDEEWKMRTPALGPRWFQQGQNPHNSSQDWLFCSGYWDRKYSQLPDIY; this comes from the exons ATGGAGGAGCTCGAGCCAGAGGAGCAGTTCCTGAGTTTCGCCCGGAACGGAGATCTGCCGGGGATCCAGAGGCTCCTCATGTCCAAGATAAAGGGAGAGACGCAGATTAACATAAACTGCAGAG GGAAAAGAAAGTCTAACCTGGGATGGACACCTCTTCACTTGGCCTGTTACTTTGGACACAAAGATGTAGTGGAGGAATTACTGAAG GCAGGTGCAGATGTTAACTTACCCAATAATGTCGGAGACACACCGCTGCACAAAGCAGCCTTCACAGGAAGAAAG GAGGTtgtcatgctgctgctgcactatGATGCATGTGCTACTGTCATCAATGGGACAGCACAGATTCCCAAAGATGTCACTCAAAATGCAGAGATCAGAAGCATGTTAGAAG CTGCCGAGAGAACCGAGGAGAGGAAACTGGAAGAGGAACTTTTGGAAGCTGCACGAGAAGGAGACCTTTCAACTTTAACTCAGCTG CTCAGCAGGAAGAAGAGCCCCGACATCAATTGCACAGACCTGCTGGGTAATACTCCGCTGCACTCTGCAGCCTATCGAGGCCAGAGACAGTGTGCCCTGAAGCTGCTTAAAAGTGGAGCAAGCCCCAACATCAAGAACAAGAAAG GCCAGACAGCGTTTGACCTGGCTAGTGACACAGCAATGAAGCTGGTCCTTGAAAGCAACGTTCATCGG GGTATGACCCGCCAAGTCAAAAAGTACGAAGGACTCCTCTGTAAG AGCTCCAGATTCTTTGGCTGGCGCTCCTACTGGGTCGTCCTTCAAGACGGGGTTATATCCTGGTACTCAAAACA GTCAGATGCAACTGAAAATACCCGAAGGCAAGGCTGCAAGTCCCTCACACATGCTCAGTGCTTG ATTCGAGCCAAAGACGGCTGCTCTTTTACCCTCAAGTGCTTCGATGACGGCGTGCATCACTTCAAAGTATCGCCTAAAAGCGAGGCAGCGAGAAAA gcATGGGTGGACGCAGTGGAGGAGCACTCAGCTTTCAGCACACACTACTGCTCCCAGGAACAGGGCAGCGagggcgaggaggaggaagtgatgtCACTCGGGGAGCTAACAGACTCACTACAG GCAGCGGAGGCCAGCCAGAAGAAACTGGAAAAGGAGGTGGAAGATTTCCTGTCCATGGTGAAAGATGACAGGCTGGCAGAAC GGTTTCCATCCATCATACCGCAGAAATTGCAAGAAATCTGTGAGTTGTCCAGCAAGACCAGTTCcaatctcagtgtctgtctcagccTCCTCTCCAGACAGGAAGGG GTGCGCAGTCTGAAATTGGAGCAGGAGGTAGAGAAGAATAAGATCCTCTCCGAAGCGCTGCAGACTCTCGCCACAGAGCACCACGAACTTGAGCAATCAGTCGTCAAGGGATCTTCACCGCGGAGTGCCCTCAGCGAGGATGAGTTCCACGACGCCGTATCTG AATCTGACTCGGAGATCTCCCTGAGCGGCTTTGAGACGGTGGCCAGCCGTTCCTttgaggaggacgaggaggacgaaGGCTCTGTTATGTTAGTAAGCAGCCCTTGCAGCAGCCCCACCAGCATGTTGCAGGAGGATCACCATGGCGACAAGGACAAGACTCAACCCAACGGAATTGCAAAGCATAG GACCAGTTTGCCGGCACCAATGTTTTCAAGAAATGACTTCAGTATTTGGAGTATCCTGAGGAACTGCATTGGAATG GAACTCTCCAAGATTACAATGCCAGTGATTTTCAACGAACCGCTCAGCTTCTTGCAGCGTCTGACTGAGTACATGGAGCACACTTACCTCATTCACCAGGCCAACACCGCATCAGACTCTATTGAGAGGATGAAG TGTGTGGCTGCGTTTGCAGTGTCCGCTGTCGCCTCCCAGTGGGAGCGGACAGGTAAACCCTTCAACCCTCTGCTGGGAGAAACCTATGAGCTTGTCAG AGATGATCTGGGCTTCAGGCTCATATCGGAGCAGGTGAGCCACCACCCTCCGGTCAGCGCCTTCCATGCTGAGGGCCTGAAGAAAGACTTTGTGTTTCATGGATCCATCTACCCCAAACTTAAGTTCTGGGGCAAGAGTGTGGAAGCAGAACCGAAAGGTGTCATCACGCTGGAGCTGCCCAA GTACAATGAAGCCTACACATGGACGAACCCtacatgttgtgttcacaacatCATTGTGGGCCAGCTGTGGATCGAGCAGTATGGAAATGTGGAGGTGATCAACCACAG AACTGGTGAAAGGTGCTGCCTGAATTTCAAACCATGTGGCCTTTTCGGCAAAGAACTGCACAAGGTTGAAGGGTATATTCTGGATAAAAG cAAAAAGAAGCTGTGTGCTCTCTATGGGAAGTGGACAGAGTGCCTGTATGTTGTGGATCCTGCTGCCTTTGAGGCACATAAGAAAAACGACAAGAAAGGCGcaggggagaaaaaaagcagcaaagcG GGTTGCAGTGAAGATCAGGAAGAGGTTCCTTCTCCAGCTGCAGACACCGTGGAGATGATTCCTGGCAGCCAGCTGCTGTGGAGAATCGCACCCAGACCGGCCAACTCTGTCGAG ATGTACAGCTTCACATCCTTTGCGATGCAACTAAACGAGCTGCGTACGGAGATGGAGGGAGCCATCCCTCAGACGGACTGCAGGCTGAGGCCAGATATCAGAGCCATGGAGAACGGTGACATCG ACCTCGCCagtgaggagaagaaaaggctcgaggagaaacagagagctGCTCGCAAAAACCGCTCCAAATCTGATGAAGAGTGGAAGATGAG GACTCCTGCCCTGGGCCCAAG